From one Fusobacterium simiae genomic stretch:
- a CDS encoding deoxycytidylate deaminase, whose protein sequence is MRENYINWDSYFMGIAILSSMRSKDPNTQVGACIVNEDKRIVGVGYNGLPKGCDDKEFPWERDGEFLNTKYPYVCHAELNAILNSIKSLKDCIIYVALFPCHECSKAIIQSGIKEIVYLSDKYTDTDSNRASKKMLDAAGVKYRRFEPNIEKLEIDFINIG, encoded by the coding sequence ATGAGAGAGAATTATATAAATTGGGACAGTTACTTTATGGGAATAGCAATTTTATCTTCTATGAGAAGTAAAGACCCAAATACACAAGTTGGAGCTTGTATAGTAAATGAAGATAAAAGGATAGTTGGAGTAGGTTATAATGGTTTACCAAAAGGTTGTGATGATAAAGAATTTCCTTGGGAAAGAGATGGAGAATTTTTAAATACAAAATATCCCTATGTTTGCCACGCAGAATTGAATGCCATATTAAATAGTATCAAATCTTTAAAAGATTGTATTATTTATGTGGCACTTTTCCCTTGCCACGAATGTAGTAAGGCGATTATCCAAAGTGGAATAAAAGAAATTGTATATTTATCTGATAAATATACAGATACAGATTCCAATAGGGCTTCAAAAAAAATGCTTGATGCAGCAGGTGTAAAATATAGAAGATTTGAGCCAAATATAGAAAAATTGGAAATAGATTTTATAAATATTGGATAG
- a CDS encoding Crp/Fnr family transcriptional regulator — MIKILKKTVVFNDLDDKTIKKILEKIKYEIKKYSPNESVAFRGDEVKGLYIILEGTLITEMLTEEGNIIKIEELVQSDVIAPAFIFGKNNSFPVDLTAKDEVEIFFVERKEFLNLLFSQEKILENFLNEISNKTQLLTGKIWNSFNNKTIKKKFCNYVKKNQKNNEFFIENLGALAEFFGVERPSLSRVLSDLVKNKKLERIERNRYKILDKDFFEI, encoded by the coding sequence ATGATTAAGATCTTGAAAAAAACTGTTGTTTTTAATGACTTAGATGATAAGACAATAAAAAAGATATTAGAAAAAATAAAATATGAAATAAAAAAATATTCTCCTAATGAGTCAGTGGCTTTTAGAGGAGATGAAGTAAAAGGACTTTATATAATATTGGAAGGGACTTTAATCACTGAAATGCTTACAGAAGAGGGAAATATTATAAAAATAGAGGAATTAGTTCAAAGTGATGTAATTGCCCCAGCTTTTATATTTGGTAAAAATAATAGTTTTCCTGTTGATTTAACTGCAAAAGATGAGGTAGAAATATTTTTTGTAGAAAGAAAAGAATTTTTAAATTTGTTATTTTCGCAAGAAAAAATTTTAGAAAATTTTTTAAATGAAATTTCAAATAAAACCCAACTTTTGACAGGTAAAATTTGGAATAGTTTTAATAATAAAACTATAAAGAAAAAATTTTGCAATTATGTTAAAAAAAATCAAAAAAATAATGAATTTTTTATAGAAAATTTAGGAGCATTAGCAGAATTTTTTGGAGTGGAAAGACCATCTTTATCAAGAGTTTTAAGTGATTTAGTAAAAAATAAAAAATTAGAAAGAATAGAGAGAAATAGATATAAAATATTGGATAAAGATTTTTTTGAAATTTAG
- a CDS encoding PTS transporter subunit IIC: protein MKNFFIKSLNGMAFGLFSSLIVGLILKQIGTLFNIEFLIYLGNFSQLLMGAGIGVGVAYALESPVLILISSAITGMYGAGSINFVDGQAILKVGEPMGAYFSVIFGLLIAKQIAGKTKFDIILLPMTTIIFGCLLGKFFAPYISAVITEIGVIVNKTTELRPILMGLTLSVIMGVILTLPISSAAIGISLGLSSLAAGASLTGCCCQMIGFAVMSYDDNDLGTVLSIGFGTSMIQIPNIIKNPMIWIPPIASSAILGVLSTTVFKLSSNSIASGMGTSGLVGQIATFSENGLSYLPTMIILHFLLPAILNIVLYKILKKRGYIKVGDLKI, encoded by the coding sequence ATGAAAAACTTTTTTATTAAAAGTTTAAATGGAATGGCATTTGGATTATTTTCATCACTGATAGTTGGACTTATCTTAAAACAGATTGGAACTCTTTTTAATATAGAATTTTTAATATATTTAGGAAATTTCTCCCAACTTTTAATGGGAGCTGGAATAGGAGTTGGAGTTGCTTATGCTTTGGAATCTCCTGTTTTAATATTGATATCTTCTGCTATAACAGGAATGTATGGTGCAGGAAGTATTAATTTTGTAGATGGGCAAGCAATTTTAAAAGTTGGTGAACCTATGGGAGCATATTTTTCAGTTATATTTGGTTTATTGATTGCAAAACAAATAGCTGGAAAAACAAAATTTGATATAATACTTCTACCTATGACTACTATAATCTTTGGTTGTTTACTTGGAAAATTTTTTGCTCCATATATTTCTGCTGTTATTACAGAAATTGGAGTTATTGTAAATAAAACAACAGAGCTTAGACCAATTTTAATGGGACTTACTTTATCTGTTATTATGGGAGTAATTTTAACATTACCAATAAGTTCAGCTGCAATAGGAATTTCATTAGGATTGAGTAGCTTAGCTGCTGGTGCTTCTTTAACAGGTTGCTGTTGTCAGATGATAGGTTTTGCTGTGATGTCTTATGATGATAATGATTTAGGAACTGTACTTTCAATAGGTTTTGGTACCTCTATGATACAAATTCCAAATATAATTAAAAATCCTATGATATGGATACCTCCAATAGCTTCTAGTGCTATTTTAGGTGTACTTTCTACAACTGTTTTTAAATTATCTTCAAATAGTATTGCTTCTGGTATGGGAACAAGTGGACTTGTTGGACAGATTGCTACATTTTCAGAAAATGGTTTATCTTATTTACCAACTATGATAATTTTACATTTTTTATTACCGGCAATATTAAATATAGTTTTATATAAGATTTTAAAGAAAAGAGGATATATAAAAGTAGGAGATTTAAAAATATAA